One Gadus morhua chromosome 1, gadMor3.0, whole genome shotgun sequence DNA segment encodes these proteins:
- the LOC115550377 gene encoding pancreatic progenitor cell differentiation and proliferation factor A, which yields MAAIPSTGSLIATHDYYRRRIGSTSSNSSCGSAEYSGEVIPHHPGLPRQDSGHWWSSLFFGKQNQTAMQNGSDSQKNGVYTVTNGEITCIAQEMVRKRQLSESSDLGRFEATTTAASPPTSPPTASS from the exons ATGGCAGCAATTCCATCAACTGGCTCCCTCATCGCCACTCACGATTACTACAGAA GGCGCATAGGGTCCACTTCCAGCAATAGCTCCTGTGGCAGCGCAGAGTACAGCGGCGAGGTCATTCCACACCACCCAG GTCTGCCGAGACAGGACTCCGGTCACTGGTGGTCTTCTTTGTTCTTCGGGAAGCAGAACCAGACCGCCATGCAGAACGGCTCCGACTCTCAAAA GAACGGCGTCTACACGGTCACCAACGGGGAGATCACCTGCATCGCTCAGGAGATGGTCCGCAAGAGACAGCTCAGTGAAAGCAGTGATTTGGGGAGGTTTGAGGCGACGACgacagcagcctcccctccGACGTCCCCCCCGACCGCTTCCTCCTAG
- the LOC115550339 gene encoding tumor protein D54 produces MNRQGFGGNPSMHIHPGTTIRSSDLTEEDVDELNAELTRVEDEIQTLRQVLLAKEKYAMDIRRQLGTTPLNSIKNNLAKGWQDVQTSTPYMTAATTLDDISNSNAYKRTQESLSYAGQVTTAALSTVGVSITRRLADMRTLALPSSARPLAHSISVPAMRPSSTFRSFEEMVGSVKDKVAGGRGDGGNTSGFERPSSRRTSRDGPF; encoded by the exons ATGAACCGGCAAG GTTTTGGTGGTAACCCATCGATGCACATTCATCCGGGGACAACGATTAGATCTTCTGATCTAACAGAAGAAGACGTTGACGAGCTGAATGCTGAGTTAACAAGG GTGGAAGATGAGATCCAGACTTTGCGACAGGTTCTTCTGGCAAAAGAGAAATATGCAATGGACATCAGGAGACAACTAGGCACGACGCCGCTCAACAGCATCAAGAACAACCTGGCCAAGGGATGGCAAGACGTGCAGACCTCCACCCC ATATATGACAGCCGCTACAACTTTAGACGACATCAGTAACTCCAACGC ATATAAGAGGACCCAGGAGTCGCTCTCCTATGCCGGCCAGGTGACCACTGCTGCTCTGTCTACTGTGGGAGTTTCCATCACCAGGAGGCTTGCAGATATGAG AACTCTAGCCCTTCCCAGCTCAGCCCG ACCCCTGGCCCACAGCATCAGTGTTCCTGCCATGAG ACCCTCCTCGACTTTCAGGTCTTTTGAAGAAATGGTTGGCAGTGTTAAG GATAAGGTGGCAGGTGGTCGAGGAGACGGAGGAAACACGTCAGGGTTTGAGAGGCCCTCTTCCCGTCGCACCTCGAGGGACGGGCCCTTCTGA
- the LOC115550350 gene encoding dnaJ homolog subfamily C member 5, with the protein MTAEQQRQRSLSTAGESLYLTLGVEKVATPDDIKRSYRKLALKFHPDKNPDNPEAVDKFKEINNAHAILNDPTKRNIYDKYGSLGLYVAEQFGEENVNTYFVLSSWWAKALFVCCGVATGCYFCCCLCCCCNCCCGKCKPRPPEGQEQEFYVSPEDLEAQLQSDEREAGGDPIVLQPSATETTQLTSDGHYSTYHTDTGFN; encoded by the exons ATGACAGCAGAACAGCAGAGGCAACGGTCTCTGTCCACCGCTGGTGAATCTCTTTACCTCACGTTAGGAGTTGAAAAAGTAGCCACACCTGATGACATCAAGAGGTCTTACAG AAAACTTGCATTGAAGTTTCACCCCGATAAGAATCCCGACAATCCGGAGGCTGTAGACAAATTCAAGGAGATTAACAACGCTCATGCAATTCTCAACGACCCGACGAAGCGTAATATATATGACAAATATGGCTCTCTGGGACTGTATGTGGCCGAACAGTTTGGGGAGGAGAATGTGAACACATACTTTGTCCTGTCAAGCTGGTGGGCAAAG gcgttgtttgtgtgctgtggcGTGGCCACCGGCTGCTACTTCTGCTGCtgtctgtgctgctgctgcaactGCTGCTGTGGGAAGTGCAAGCCCCGGCCCCCCGAGGGCCAGGAGCAGGAGTTCTACGTCTCCCCAGAGGACCTGGAGGCCCAGTTGCAGTCCGACGAGAGAG AGGCTGGTGGTGACCCTATCGTGCTGCAGCCGTCAGCGACAGAGACGACTCAGCTGACGTCGGACGGTCACTATTCAACCTACCACACTGACACCGGCTTTAACTAA
- the LOC115550318 gene encoding glucose-induced degradation protein 8-B homolog isoform X1, producing MSYAEKPEDITKEEWMDKLNNVHIQRADMNRLIMNYLVTEGFKEAAEKFRLESGIEPSVDLDSLDERIKIREMILKGQIQEAIALINSLHPELLDTNRYLYFHLQQQHLIELIRLRETESALEFAQTQLAEQGEESRECLTEMERTLALLAFDNPEDSPFGDLLNMMQRQKVWSEVNQAVLDYENRESTPKLAKLLKLLLWAQNELDQKKVKYPKMTDLSKGTIEDPK from the exons ATGAGTTATGCCGAAAAGCCAGAGGACATCACGAAGGAGGAGTGGATGGACAAGCTGAATAATGTGCACATTCAGAGAGCAGATATGAATCGACTTATAATGAATTACCTTGTAACAG agggATTTAAGGAGGCTGCAGAGAAGTTTCGCTTGGAGTCTGGAATTGAACCCAGTGTAGACCTGGACTCCCTGGATGAGAGGATAAAGATCAGGGAGATGATCCTGAAGGGGCAGATACAGGAAGCCATCGCTCTCATCAATAGCTTACATCCAGAGTTGCTAGACACCAACCGTTACTTGTATTTCCATCTGCAG CAGCAGCACCTGATTGAGTTAATCCGTCTGAGGGAGACTGAGTCAGCGCTGGAGTTTGCCCAGACACAGTTGGccgagcagggggaggagagtcGAGAGTGTctgacagagatggagagaacgcTGGCCCTCCTGGCCTTTGACAACCCAGAAGATTCTCCATTTGGAGACCTGCTGAACATGATGCAGCGCCAAAAG GTGTGGAGTGAAGTGAATCAAGCTGTGCTGGACTATGAAAACAGGGAGTCGACCCCCAAGCTGGCTAAACTGCTTAAATTGCTGCTCTGGGCTCAAAACGAGTTGGATCAGAAGAAAGTCAAGTACCCCAAGATGACTGACCTTAGCAAGGGCACCATTGAGGATCCTAAGTGA
- the LOC115550318 gene encoding glucose-induced degradation protein 8-B homolog isoform X2: MSYAEKPEDITKEEWMDKLNNVHIQRADMNRLIMNYLVTEGFKEAAEKFRLESGIEPSVDLDSLDERIKIREMILKGQIQEAIALINSLHPELLDTNRYLYFHLQQHLIELIRLRETESALEFAQTQLAEQGEESRECLTEMERTLALLAFDNPEDSPFGDLLNMMQRQKVWSEVNQAVLDYENRESTPKLAKLLKLLLWAQNELDQKKVKYPKMTDLSKGTIEDPK, from the exons ATGAGTTATGCCGAAAAGCCAGAGGACATCACGAAGGAGGAGTGGATGGACAAGCTGAATAATGTGCACATTCAGAGAGCAGATATGAATCGACTTATAATGAATTACCTTGTAACAG agggATTTAAGGAGGCTGCAGAGAAGTTTCGCTTGGAGTCTGGAATTGAACCCAGTGTAGACCTGGACTCCCTGGATGAGAGGATAAAGATCAGGGAGATGATCCTGAAGGGGCAGATACAGGAAGCCATCGCTCTCATCAATAGCTTACATCCAGAGTTGCTAGACACCAACCGTTACTTGTATTTCCATCTGCAG CAGCACCTGATTGAGTTAATCCGTCTGAGGGAGACTGAGTCAGCGCTGGAGTTTGCCCAGACACAGTTGGccgagcagggggaggagagtcGAGAGTGTctgacagagatggagagaacgcTGGCCCTCCTGGCCTTTGACAACCCAGAAGATTCTCCATTTGGAGACCTGCTGAACATGATGCAGCGCCAAAAG GTGTGGAGTGAAGTGAATCAAGCTGTGCTGGACTATGAAAACAGGGAGTCGACCCCCAAGCTGGCTAAACTGCTTAAATTGCTGCTCTGGGCTCAAAACGAGTTGGATCAGAAGAAAGTCAAGTACCCCAAGATGACTGACCTTAGCAAGGGCACCATTGAGGATCCTAAGTGA
- the LOC115550294 gene encoding solute carrier family 17 member 9, protein MADCRELENCNNTFDLHLKTKNNYTEPSQAGKHLWPRPLARKWTLMLLLGTSLLYCARMAMPVCAVSMAATFHWSKTEMGLVLGGFYWGYCLTQILGGHASDKVGGERILFFSTASWAVITAATPLLGHFQLHSVTAMTIGRFLMGLLQGVFYPSVSSLCSQRVVEEERPFLISLAGSGCYLGTLVVGGAGSLLLDWYGWEMVFYATGLLAGLWAVIVWQCLLKGQLLPKNLLSSKVSYRSFSRFRWLGFLKKRPVCAMVFAHMCHGGSSYTLLSWLPAFFKDSFPDATEWVYNLIPWLVAFLCSLCGGYLSEFLSNRGYCRTSVRKINQSLAMGLSSVFILLLCSPISFPSTLLTISAVLGLSTFSSSGVSVNVQDLAPSYAGALYGFMNMCSAFMGVVLVSFSGYLIEMRSYALVFSLLTLLNITGLGFFLLLGDTKRVDLEDNLRLTVI, encoded by the exons ATGGCGGACTGTCGCGAGCTAGAAAATTGTAATAACACGTTTGATCTACACCTGAAGACGAAAAATAATTATACTGAGCCTTCTCAAGCGGGCAAACATTTGTGGCCCAG ACCACTAGCTAGAAAATGGACTCTGATGCTGCTGCTTGGCACTTCGCTACTCTACTGTGCGAGGATGGCCATGCCCGTCTGTGCTGTCTCGATGGCGGCAACATTTCACTGGAGCAAGACAGAGATGGGCCTGGTTCTCGGAGGCTTCTACTGGGGCTACTGTTTAACACAGATCCTGGGGGGACACGCCAGTGACAA agttggaggagagaggatctTATTCTTCTCAACAGCCTCCTGGGCTGTGATCACAGCCGCTACGCCTCTACTTGGACATTTTCAACTTCACTCTGTGACTGCCATGACAATAGGAAGATTCCTTATGGGACTGTTACAGG GTGTCTTCTATCCCTCTGTGTCCAGCCTTTGCTCTCAGCGTGTTGTGGAAGAAGAAAGACCTTTCTTGATAAGCCTTGCCGGAAGTGGTTGCTATCTTGG AACATTGGTGGTTGGAGGGGCTGGTTCCCTTTTGCTAGACTGGTACGGCTGGGAGATGGTCTTCTATGCCACTGGTTTACTGGCTGGACTCTGGGCAGTCATCGTGTGGCAGTGTCTTTTGAAAG GGCAGTTGCTTCCAAAAAATCTACTCTCAAGTAAGGTTTCATACCGGAGCTTCTCCAGATTCCGTTGGCTGGGCTTTCTGAAGAAGAGACCTGTGTG tGCCATGGTGTTCGCTCACATGTGTCACGGCGGCAGTTCTTACACGCTGCTCTCCTGGCTGCCCGCATTCTTCAAAGATAGCTTCCCAGATGCTACG GAATGGGTGTATAATCTAATCCCGTGGCTTGTTGCGTTCCTGTGTTCCTTGTGTGGAGGATACCTTTCAGAATTCCTCAGCAACAGAG GATATTGTCGGACATCTGTAAGGAAAATAAACCAG TCCCTAGCCATGGGCCTGTCGAGTGTGttcatcctcctcctgtgtAGTCCTATATCCTTCCCCTCCACCTTGCTGACCATCTCTGCCGTCCTGGGCCTCAGCACCTTCAGCAGCAG CGGCGTGTCCGTCAACGTGCAGGACCTCGCCCCATCGTACGCCGGCGCTCTCTATG GTTTCATGAATATGTGCAGTGCCTTCATGG GTGTAGTGCTAGTTTCCTTCTCTGGCTACCTGATCGAGATGAGGTCCTACGCGTTGGTCTTCAGCCTCTTGACCCTTTTAAATATCACAGGCCTCGGATTTTTCCTCCTGCTGGGAGACACCAAACGGGTGGACCTGGAGGACAACCTCAGACTCACTGTCATCTGA
- the ythdf1 gene encoding YTH domain-containing family protein 1 has protein sequence MMSAASIDPQSSKGQDASKAFPVSVQNGSMHQKDTVHDNDFEPYLTGQSNQNNSYQSMTDPYLSSYYAPSIGFPYPLSEAPWSTGGDPPIPYLTPYAPLSNGDHHFMHDTVFGQPGGLGSSIYPHRFNFFPENPAFSAWGTSGSQGQQTQSSAYGGSYSYPPSSLGGTLVPDGQTGFHSDTLSKAPGMNSLEQGMLGLKIGGDVTGSGSGVKSVGSVIGGGGNVAAAVATGNGGTSIGMPPPKPTSWAAIASKPAKMQQLKTKTKPGMPMAGGILPPPPIKHTMEMDTWDNKGTVSKVPPPLPPHHQHQHQPQQLHSHAHLSHGLPPPPQQSVHSAPSLVQQMAMQGPHPPPPPQSYQNHNAVPPPQTRWVAPRNRNPGYGCGSLDNSGSSGGGGMGNGGGGVGGAPPRSGPGLDSHPVLEKLRAAHSYNPKDFEWNLKNGRVFIIKSYSEDDIHRSIKYSIWCSTEHGNKRLDSAFRAMNAKGPVYLLFSVNGSGHFCGVAEMRSPVDYGTSAGVWAQDKWKGKFDVNWLFVKDVPNSQLRHIRLENNDNKPVTNSRDTQEVPLEKAKQVLKIIATYKHTTSIFDDFSHYEKKQEEEESYEPPPMQSRPRLDQDRQNRSKQ, from the exons ATGATGTCTGCCGCAAGCATTGACCCCCAG TCATCAAAAGGACAGGATGCTAGTAAAG CCTTTCCTGTGTCGGTACAAAATGGCTCAATGCATCAAAAGGATACAGTCCATGACAATGACTTTGAGCCCTATCTCACCGGCCAGTCAAATCAG AATAACAGCTATCAATCCATGACCGACCCGTACCTGTCCAGCTACTACGCCCCGTCTATTGGTTTCCCCTACCCTCTCAGTGAGGCGCCGTGGTCCACAGGAGgggacccccccatcccctaccTTACACCCTATGCCCCCCTCAGCAACGGAGACCACCATTTCATGCATGACACTGTGTTTGGTCAGCCGGGGGGGTTAGGGAGCAGCATTTATCCACATAGGTTTAACTTTTTTCCCGAGAACCCTGCCTTTTCAGCCTGGGGCACCAGTGGGTCTCAGGGCCAGCAGACTCAGAGCTCAGCCTATGGGGGGAGCTACAGCTACCCACCCAGCTCCCTAGGGGGCACGCTAGTCCCCGATGGACAGACAGGCTTCCACAGTGACACGCTCAGTAAGGCTCCGGGCATGAATAGCCTGGAGCAGGGCATGCTGGGGTTAAAAATAGGAGGCGATGTGACAGGAAGTGGCTCTGGTGTAAAGAGCGTCGGCTCCGTGATTGGTGGCGGCGGAAAtgtagctgctgctgttgccacGGGCAACGGTGGCACATCAATTGGAATGCCCCCTCCCAAGCCCACATCGTGGGCTGCCATCGCCAGTAAGCCTGCCAAGATGCAGCAGCTCAAGACCAAGACTAAGCCTGGCATGCCCATGGCCGGTGGAATACTGCCTCCGCCGCCTATCAAACACACTATGGAAATGGATACGTGGGATAATAAGGGGACTGTTTCCAAAGTGCCCCCTCCTttgcccccccaccaccagcatcaGCACCAGCCGCAGCAGCTTCACTCCCACGCCCACCTTTCCCACGgcctgcccccgcccccccagcagTCCGTCCACTCTGCCCCGTCCCTCGTGCAGCAGATGGCCATGCAgggtcctcaccccccccctcccccgcagtCGTACCAGAACCACAACGCGGTGCCGCCGCCCCAGACCCGCTGGGTGGCCCCGCGCAATCGGAACCCGGGCTACGGGTGCGGTAGCCTGGACAACAGCGGCTCCTCCGGCGGCGGGGGAATGGGTAACGGGGGCGGAGGGGTCGGGGGCGCGCCCCCCCGGTCGGGCCCCGGGCTGGACTCCCACCCCGTGCTGGAGAAGCTGCGAGCGGCTCACAGCTATAACCCCAAGGACTTTGAGTGGAACCTGAAGAACGGCCGCGTGTTCATCATCAAGAGCTACTCCGAGGACGACATCCACCGCTCCATCAAGTACTCCATCTGGTGCAGCACGGAGCATGGCAACAAACGGCTGGACTCGGCCTTCAGAGCTATGAACGCTAAGGGCCCCGTCTACCTGCTGTTCAGCGTCAACGGCAGCGGGCACTTCTGCGGCGTGGCAGAGATGCGCTCGCCAGTGGACTACGGCACCAGTGCCGGCGTGTGGGCGCAGGACAAGTGGAAGGGCAAGTTCGATGTGAACTGGTTGTTTGTGAAGGACGTGCCCAACAGCCAGCTGCGCCACATCCGCCTGGAGAACAACGACAACAAGCCGGTGACCAACTCGCGGGACACTCAGGAGGTGCCCCTCGAGAAGGCCAAGCAGGTGCTCAAGATCATCGccacctacaaacacaccacCTCCATCTTCGACGACTTCTCCCACTACGagaagaagcaggaggaggaagag AGCTACGAGCCCCCTCCGATGCAGAGCCGCCCCCGGCTCGATCAG GATCGCCAGAATCGAAGTAAACAGTAG
- the nkain5 gene encoding sodium/potassium-transporting ATPase subunit beta-1-interacting protein 3, whose protein sequence is MECCSGRCTLVFLFTLQLVTAVERQVFDFLGFQWAPIMINFLQIIVVILGLFGTIQYRPRYVVLYLVWTLLWVGWNVLVSCLYLDLGGLSKDSDILSLGMSSQHSWWRDNGPGCEGRDLPSPAWQSQENPELVTVLSCWLEHQYIEVLHCIIQLVLSLLGFTYACYVANTLSHEDDSFDFMGEIHHPSKSPDLFF, encoded by the exons ATGGAGTGCTGCTCGGGACGATGCAcgctggtctttctcttcactctGCAATTG GTCACTGCAGTGGAGAGGCAAGTGTTTGACTTCCTGGGCTTTCAGTGGGCACCGATTATGATCAACTTCCTACAGATAATCGTGGTTATCCTGGGTCTCTTTGGTACCATCCAGTATAGACCACGATACGTTGTTTTG TACCTGGTCTGGACGCTGTTGTGGGTTGGCTGGAATGTTCTAGTAAGCTGTCTTTACCTGGACTTGGGGGGGCTTTCAAAG GACAGCGACATACTGTCGCTGGGAATGTCCTCCCAGCATTCCTGGTGGAGGGACAACGGGCCCGGGTGTGAGGGCAGGGACCTACCTTCCCCAGCATGGCAGAGCCAGGAAAACCCAGAGCTGGTTACCGTTCTGAGCTGCTGGCTGGAACACCAATACATAGAGGTTCTGCACTGCATCATACAGCTGGTTCTATCT ctccTGGGATTTACATATGCCTGTTATGTGGCCAATACTTTGTCACATGAGGATGACAGCT TTGATTTCATGGGTGAAATTCATCACCCATCTAAATCCCCGGATTTGTTCTTCTAA